A window from Pelagicoccus sp. SDUM812003 encodes these proteins:
- a CDS encoding serine protease, whose translation MNGTLKRTALSVCLGLCGAWASLAQDQPPPEVEAAIPYVIGGSNAPLDKYPWAVALVGRDAMNGELHERQFCTGALVHPYWVLTAAHCVADLQSFEYLAVAVGNGNLVAGSMNEYPVDLVIRHHYYAPEIDLEADVALLRLAEPVLNRTPIAINLDQNLDKDRNMARILGWGKTNQNFYEPDNVKRLQEASLPIVDRALANSPAHFGGLLSDTMIAAGRANPLTSAYSGDSGGPLVVENVGSEEYVLLGITSWGYTCNLDTTPYGAFGNVSKHSEWIGSVISPDNWQVDSGSRFAKYKEADQLENKVELQPVFRGGSLRISLEQSMNGRSNLRLEEGVEENRFGSRALRFREVDGFSPLEEGWNFDPASGVLQRTLEPSSALADQFFLRVQREAGITPRPGPYPLSPGMLASGKRLVESHLLGDRNIWFELLGHQPGDTITFSGWSPNNIQMAIVASDGNQTTLAATNFSHNNYPWGAQLLNVTVEKGMRYYGIVHESPSFEVSNWVNLERKEIRLNSPISGTLDASDTKTARSGHFCEFFEMLDKSNQELRVDLYSDFDSVLQLIELESGKVLTEVDDVHGRGTESLFFYHKHADKSLGIRIVNTDTNQMGNYRIEFKRHYKPEELRIGSTSRSALMESSESDYIDGVTAYFDFWELVGLTANRRTYISVEGLGNYAPSFAILDVTRQETVVEGFSICPDDSVANFVPAAGRTYVLGIAGSTEELNGNYRISSSRNPIVLGMSPDGEPVKRPRFPKDMQTVFWHSKLQESY comes from the coding sequence TCCCGAGGTCGAGGCGGCGATTCCTTATGTCATCGGTGGCTCAAACGCCCCTCTCGATAAATATCCCTGGGCGGTTGCCTTGGTGGGAAGAGATGCGATGAATGGCGAGCTGCACGAGAGGCAGTTTTGCACCGGAGCGCTGGTGCATCCCTATTGGGTTCTGACTGCTGCCCACTGCGTGGCAGATCTGCAGAGCTTCGAGTATTTGGCGGTCGCGGTGGGAAACGGAAACTTGGTCGCCGGCTCGATGAACGAGTATCCAGTCGACTTGGTTATCCGTCACCACTACTACGCCCCGGAAATCGACCTGGAAGCCGACGTCGCGCTCTTGCGTCTTGCCGAACCGGTGCTGAACCGAACCCCGATCGCCATCAACCTCGACCAGAATCTGGATAAGGATCGCAATATGGCTCGAATACTTGGCTGGGGCAAAACAAACCAAAACTTCTACGAACCGGACAACGTGAAGCGATTGCAGGAAGCGAGTTTACCCATCGTGGACAGGGCTCTGGCGAACAGCCCTGCGCACTTTGGCGGCCTGCTCTCCGATACGATGATCGCCGCAGGTCGAGCGAACCCCTTGACGTCTGCATATTCTGGAGATAGCGGAGGACCTCTGGTAGTGGAAAACGTGGGGTCAGAGGAATACGTCCTGCTGGGGATCACGAGCTGGGGGTATACTTGCAATTTGGATACGACCCCGTACGGAGCATTCGGGAACGTTTCGAAACACAGCGAATGGATAGGTTCGGTGATTTCGCCCGACAATTGGCAAGTGGATAGCGGATCGCGCTTCGCGAAGTATAAAGAGGCAGACCAGCTGGAGAACAAGGTCGAGCTTCAGCCCGTATTTAGAGGTGGAAGCTTACGAATCTCCCTAGAGCAATCGATGAACGGGCGTTCAAATCTGCGTCTGGAAGAAGGCGTGGAAGAGAATCGCTTCGGAAGTCGAGCGCTCAGGTTTAGGGAGGTCGATGGCTTCTCTCCGCTCGAGGAAGGATGGAATTTCGACCCCGCGAGCGGGGTGTTGCAGAGAACGCTCGAACCATCGTCAGCGCTAGCGGATCAGTTCTTTTTGAGAGTGCAGCGCGAGGCGGGCATCACCCCTCGTCCCGGCCCCTACCCGCTTAGCCCAGGAATGCTGGCGTCCGGCAAACGGCTAGTTGAATCTCACTTGCTCGGAGACCGTAACATCTGGTTCGAGCTGCTCGGTCATCAGCCCGGAGACACGATCACCTTCAGCGGCTGGTCGCCAAACAACATCCAAATGGCGATTGTTGCCAGCGATGGAAATCAAACCACCCTGGCCGCGACGAATTTTTCTCATAACAACTACCCATGGGGCGCTCAGCTATTGAATGTGACGGTGGAGAAGGGAATGCGGTACTACGGTATCGTTCACGAAAGCCCATCCTTTGAAGTCTCCAACTGGGTTAACTTGGAGCGGAAGGAGATCAGGCTAAACAGTCCGATATCCGGGACTCTCGACGCTTCGGATACGAAAACGGCTCGAAGCGGTCACTTTTGCGAGTTCTTCGAAATGCTCGACAAAAGCAATCAAGAGCTTCGCGTAGATCTGTATTCAGATTTCGATAGCGTCCTGCAACTCATAGAGCTCGAATCCGGCAAGGTGCTCACGGAGGTAGACGACGTCCATGGCCGAGGGACGGAGTCATTGTTTTTCTACCACAAGCACGCCGACAAAAGCCTAGGAATTCGTATCGTGAATACGGATACCAACCAGATGGGCAACTATCGTATCGAATTCAAAAGGCATTACAAGCCAGAGGAGCTGAGAATAGGTTCCACCTCAAGGTCGGCGCTCATGGAGAGTTCCGAGTCCGACTACATCGATGGAGTGACCGCATATTTCGATTTCTGGGAGCTAGTCGGACTGACCGCCAACAGGCGAACTTATATAAGTGTCGAAGGTCTTGGAAACTATGCGCCCTCATTTGCGATACTCGACGTGACAAGGCAAGAAACTGTAGTCGAAGGATTTAGCATTTGCCCGGATGATTCCGTGGCGAATTTCGTACCTGCAGCCGGAAGAACCTATGTGCTAGGCATCGCAGGCAGCACGGAGGAATTGAATGGAAACTACAGGATATCGAGCTCCCGCAATCCGATCGTCCTGGGCATGAGCCCCGACGGGGAGCCGGTGAAGCGGCCCAGATTTCCAAAGGACATGCAAACTGTCTTTTGGCACTCCAAACTGCAGGAGTCTTACTAG
- a CDS encoding OmpH family outer membrane protein gives MTKKIVAIALVISTAALAFHTAHAAEQSIKYLNVDYVLANAPGIETVKSELESYHATMQDEFDSRRDELAVAMRKFQEIATLLSEADREERVLKLQQQQRDLEEFSRTLQPELDKKRVALLEPFYQRIQVATEAVAKRNNYDYVLKPRAGDSTTILFAKPEHDISELVLEELAKAN, from the coding sequence GTGACCAAAAAGATCGTCGCCATTGCCCTCGTAATCTCGACTGCCGCTTTGGCTTTCCACACTGCCCACGCTGCCGAACAGTCGATCAAGTACCTGAACGTAGACTACGTGCTCGCCAATGCGCCCGGAATAGAAACCGTGAAATCCGAACTCGAGTCCTATCATGCTACAATGCAAGACGAGTTCGATAGCAGACGAGACGAGCTCGCAGTCGCTATGAGAAAATTCCAAGAAATAGCAACCTTGCTGTCAGAAGCCGATAGAGAAGAACGTGTGCTAAAACTCCAACAGCAGCAGCGTGACCTCGAGGAATTCTCCCGTACCCTGCAGCCCGAATTGGACAAGAAGCGAGTCGCTCTGCTAGAGCCGTTCTACCAGCGAATCCAAGTCGCCACCGAAGCCGTCGCCAAGCGCAACAACTACGACTACGTCTTGAAACCGCGAGCAGGAGACTCGACGACTATCCTCTTCGCAAAGCCCGAGCATGACATCTCCGAACTCGTTCTAGAAGAACTCGCAAAAGCAAATTAA
- a CDS encoding DMT family protein: MKATLLTIAMLTASNVFMTFAWYAHLKELASKPWIVAALASWGVALFEYLLQVPANRIGHGVMNLGQLKILQECITLAVFIPFAVFYMKENLRLDYLWASLCILGAAFFIFRPEIMKLLS, translated from the coding sequence ATGAAAGCCACCCTTCTCACTATTGCCATGCTCACAGCCAGCAATGTCTTCATGACCTTTGCCTGGTACGCCCATCTTAAAGAGCTCGCCTCCAAACCTTGGATCGTGGCCGCCCTTGCTAGCTGGGGCGTCGCCCTGTTCGAATACCTCTTGCAAGTGCCCGCCAACCGTATTGGTCACGGCGTCATGAACCTCGGCCAACTGAAGATCCTGCAAGAGTGCATCACCCTCGCCGTGTTCATTCCCTTCGCGGTCTTCTACATGAAAGAAAACCTGCGGCTCGACTACCTCTGGGCTTCACTTTGCATTCTCGGCGCCGCTTTCTTTATCTTTCGCCCAGAAATCATGAAGCTGCTAAGCTAG
- a CDS encoding cupin domain-containing protein: MNTLATSNRNQTLRVINPTEGRGIWVLNDYQIHKLSGADTGQALSLFFANVAPGEGPPPHIHEREDEIFIVLEGKIEFASRDTVHVAGPNSVVFAPRGQQHSFRNCGDAIARMAVILTPAGFENFFAEVGLEKDCPHARPSVAPEEIEQMLQCAARYGLTFCS, encoded by the coding sequence ATGAATACACTAGCCACTTCAAACCGCAACCAAACGTTGCGTGTGATCAATCCGACCGAGGGTCGAGGCATCTGGGTCCTGAACGACTACCAGATCCACAAGCTGTCGGGCGCCGACACCGGGCAGGCTCTCAGCCTCTTCTTCGCTAACGTCGCCCCAGGCGAGGGACCACCACCTCACATCCACGAACGCGAAGATGAGATCTTCATCGTACTCGAGGGCAAAATCGAGTTCGCCTCGCGTGACACCGTGCACGTCGCCGGACCCAATTCGGTCGTATTCGCTCCACGGGGACAGCAGCACAGTTTTCGAAACTGCGGGGACGCCATTGCTCGTATGGCAGTGATCCTGACGCCTGCCGGATTCGAAAACTTCTTTGCCGAGGTCGGACTGGAGAAGGACTGCCCTCATGCCCGCCCTTCTGTCGCACCCGAGGAAATCGAACAGATGCTTCAGTGCGCTGCACGGTACGGACTGACGTTTTGCTCTTAA
- a CDS encoding RtcB family protein gives MKNKDLLDIGIPAGDPLRSAMEVIKQLANDGKRSGDMRLILSAVVQKPGDFLQDGLLGDLAEKLHGKRYVARETPAPYKQWGEDLEAVSIQQMLNGCSLPVAERGALMPDAHPGYGLPIGGVLATNNAVIPYAVGVDIACRMKLSVFDIPVKRLLRDEGNGRFTGALNTETKFGVGGFFREKRQHDVMDRDWSVSPITQQCKDKAWKQLGTSGSGNHFVEFGEIEISDTSLGVALGTYVALMSHSGSRGTGANVAAHYSKLAKDSHPELPKELQHLAWLDLDSQDGQEYWKAMELMGHYAAANHACIHKHVAENLGLEPILDVENHHNFAWKEQHDGKEVIVHRKGATPAGEGVLGVIPGSMASPAYVVRGKGNPESLNSASHGAGRVMSRKQAASKLNWKDANKLLQERGVRLLSAGIDEVPYVYKDIDEVMAAQSDLVEPLARFFPRLVKMAPAGERPED, from the coding sequence ATGAAAAACAAAGATTTATTAGATATAGGCATTCCGGCCGGAGATCCCCTCCGGTCGGCGATGGAGGTTATCAAGCAACTTGCCAATGACGGAAAGCGTTCCGGTGACATGCGTTTGATATTGTCGGCAGTGGTCCAGAAGCCGGGCGACTTCTTGCAGGATGGGCTACTAGGCGATCTGGCGGAGAAGCTGCACGGAAAGCGCTACGTCGCTCGCGAGACCCCTGCGCCCTACAAGCAATGGGGAGAGGATTTGGAGGCTGTATCCATTCAGCAAATGCTCAATGGCTGCAGTCTGCCGGTCGCCGAGCGTGGAGCTTTGATGCCAGACGCCCATCCGGGCTACGGCCTGCCGATCGGTGGTGTTTTGGCGACGAACAACGCGGTTATTCCGTACGCGGTTGGCGTGGATATCGCCTGTCGCATGAAGTTGAGCGTGTTTGATATTCCAGTGAAGCGTCTGCTTCGAGACGAAGGAAACGGTCGCTTCACGGGCGCTCTGAATACGGAGACCAAGTTCGGCGTTGGCGGATTCTTTCGCGAGAAACGCCAGCACGATGTTATGGACCGCGACTGGTCGGTTTCGCCGATCACGCAGCAGTGCAAGGACAAGGCCTGGAAGCAGCTAGGAACCAGCGGAAGCGGAAACCACTTCGTCGAGTTCGGCGAGATCGAGATTTCGGATACGTCGCTTGGCGTAGCTCTGGGTACCTATGTGGCTCTGATGAGCCATAGCGGTAGCCGCGGCACGGGCGCCAACGTGGCCGCTCATTACTCTAAGCTAGCGAAGGACTCCCATCCGGAATTGCCGAAGGAGTTGCAGCATCTGGCATGGCTGGACCTCGATTCCCAAGACGGTCAGGAGTACTGGAAGGCCATGGAATTGATGGGGCATTACGCGGCTGCGAACCATGCCTGTATCCATAAACATGTGGCGGAGAACCTAGGCCTTGAACCGATACTAGACGTTGAGAACCACCATAACTTCGCCTGGAAGGAGCAACACGACGGCAAGGAAGTCATTGTTCACCGCAAAGGCGCGACCCCGGCAGGCGAGGGTGTCCTAGGCGTGATCCCAGGTTCCATGGCGAGTCCGGCTTACGTGGTGCGAGGAAAAGGCAACCCGGAGTCTCTAAACTCGGCCTCTCACGGAGCCGGTCGCGTCATGAGCCGCAAGCAAGCCGCATCGAAGCTGAACTGGAAGGACGCCAACAAACTCCTGCAGGAGCGAGGTGTTCGCTTGCTGTCAGCCGGAATCGACGAAGTTCCGTACGTCTACAAAGACATCGACGAAGTCATGGCCGCCCAGTCCGACCTTGTCGAACCGCTTGCACGCTTCTTCCCCCGCCTGGTGAAGATGGCTCCCGCAGGAGAGCGTCCGGAGGATTGA
- the rtcA gene encoding RNA 3'-terminal phosphate cyclase: protein MKTIYIDGSLGEGGGQVLRSSLSLSMITGRPFRIEKIRAKRSKPGLMRQHLTCVRAAAEICGAEVEGDELKSQAVSFVPGKVQSGEYRFAVGTAGSTSLVFQTIFLPLLLASGDSIVQFEGGTHNSKAPSFDYLAKAFLPLIRKMGAEVDIELVRAGFYPAGQGQFVAEIRSIDSLSPIQILNRGELKARIAEAGLCNLDERIGKRELSKLAKALDLNLSEMKVRQYEGSAGVGNVLSLTYDFDELSEVFTGFGEKGITAEFVARGVSKEALRYIKEDAPVGDYLADQLLLPFALAGGGSFRTLALSQHFLTNKNIIETFLDVEIVTTRQSRLSWLVEIRNG, encoded by the coding sequence ATGAAAACAATCTACATAGACGGCTCTCTTGGTGAGGGTGGTGGACAGGTCCTACGCAGCTCCTTGAGCCTATCGATGATCACCGGTCGCCCTTTTCGAATAGAGAAGATCCGAGCAAAGCGATCCAAGCCGGGATTGATGCGTCAGCACCTTACCTGCGTGCGTGCGGCTGCCGAGATCTGCGGAGCCGAAGTCGAAGGCGACGAGCTGAAATCGCAAGCGGTGAGCTTTGTTCCTGGTAAGGTGCAGTCTGGAGAGTATCGCTTCGCGGTTGGTACCGCGGGAAGCACTTCGCTCGTATTTCAGACGATCTTTCTCCCGCTCCTTTTGGCCTCTGGTGACTCCATCGTGCAATTCGAAGGCGGTACGCACAACAGCAAGGCCCCGAGCTTTGATTATCTGGCGAAAGCGTTTCTTCCGTTGATTCGAAAGATGGGCGCGGAAGTCGATATTGAGCTCGTTCGGGCTGGATTCTACCCGGCTGGGCAGGGGCAGTTCGTCGCGGAGATTCGATCCATCGATTCGCTTTCACCCATACAGATTCTGAATCGTGGCGAGTTGAAGGCACGGATCGCCGAAGCGGGTCTATGCAATCTCGATGAGCGCATCGGCAAGCGTGAGCTTTCCAAGCTAGCGAAGGCTCTCGACTTGAATCTCTCTGAAATGAAGGTTCGCCAGTACGAGGGTTCCGCGGGTGTGGGTAATGTGCTTTCGCTTACTTACGACTTTGATGAGCTCTCGGAGGTTTTCACCGGTTTCGGAGAGAAAGGAATCACTGCCGAGTTCGTTGCTCGGGGCGTTTCCAAGGAAGCTCTCCGGTATATCAAAGAGGACGCGCCTGTTGGGGATTATCTCGCCGATCAGTTGCTGCTGCCGTTCGCTTTGGCCGGAGGTGGCAGCTTTAGGACGCTGGCTTTGAGCCAGCATTTTCTGACGAACAAAAACATCATCGAGACCTTTCTCGATGTGGAGATCGTGACCACTCGCCAGAGCAGGCTCTCGTGGCTAGTGGAGATCAGAAACGGATGA
- a CDS encoding TROVE domain-containing protein produces the protein MANKTLFQTLRGALIPSADAVNEAGGVAYQRSAKQALAQYVATGCLNGSFYASAGEQLDQVIELCKDVENGYIARLAIYARRSAYMKDTPALLCAILSGRDSELFDRVAFEVLDNAKMIRTFVQIMRSGVVGRKSLGTRPKRVIQEWLFNQSDDQLFRASVGQSPSIADIIKMVHPRPKDDARAALYAYLIGREYDADSLPSLAAEYEAFKEKALSGPNPPALKKAIRMHRKSKDEAFAKDVPDVPFQMLTALPIGFAEWATIARNAPWQMTRMNLNTFQRHGLFECSEIVDMVAERLRDPKLVRKSRVFPYQLLAAYKAADSTIPAKIKNALQDALEVSVENVPSIAGKVVVCPDSSGSMGAPVTGYRRGSSSSVTCVDVAALVAAAFLRKNRNAQVLPFMERVIDVDLNARDSVMTNAKILSRLGYGGTNCSAPLARLNERRESPDLVVFVSDNESWVDSGNQRQGTAMMREWEKLKTRNPSAKLVCIDIQPSRTQQAVSRRDILNIGGFSDAVFSTVAEFANNPIDRDHWIKVIEDVQIP, from the coding sequence ATGGCTAACAAGACACTCTTCCAAACCTTACGAGGCGCTTTGATTCCTTCCGCGGACGCGGTGAACGAAGCGGGAGGCGTTGCCTACCAACGCAGTGCAAAGCAGGCCCTCGCACAGTATGTGGCGACGGGATGCCTGAATGGATCGTTCTACGCCTCGGCTGGAGAGCAGTTGGATCAGGTGATTGAGTTGTGCAAGGATGTGGAGAATGGATACATCGCCCGGCTCGCCATCTACGCCCGACGTTCCGCTTACATGAAGGATACGCCTGCCTTGCTGTGCGCAATCTTGAGTGGCCGCGATTCCGAGCTGTTCGACCGCGTTGCGTTCGAGGTTCTGGACAACGCCAAGATGATCCGGACTTTCGTGCAGATCATGCGTTCGGGAGTGGTGGGACGAAAGTCTCTCGGAACCCGACCAAAGCGTGTGATCCAGGAATGGCTGTTCAACCAGTCGGACGATCAGCTGTTTCGAGCATCGGTCGGCCAGTCCCCTTCGATCGCGGATATCATCAAGATGGTGCATCCGCGTCCTAAGGACGATGCGCGGGCAGCCCTGTACGCTTACTTGATCGGTCGCGAGTACGACGCCGATTCTTTGCCTTCCTTGGCTGCCGAATACGAGGCTTTCAAGGAAAAGGCTTTGAGCGGACCGAACCCGCCCGCCCTCAAGAAGGCTATCCGCATGCACCGGAAGTCCAAGGACGAAGCCTTTGCTAAGGACGTACCGGACGTGCCGTTTCAAATGCTGACCGCTTTGCCTATCGGCTTCGCGGAGTGGGCGACCATCGCTCGCAACGCGCCTTGGCAGATGACTCGCATGAATCTGAACACCTTTCAGCGTCACGGCTTGTTCGAATGTAGTGAAATCGTGGATATGGTTGCGGAACGCCTTCGGGATCCGAAGCTGGTTCGCAAGTCCCGCGTCTTCCCGTACCAGCTTCTGGCTGCGTACAAGGCCGCGGACTCCACGATTCCTGCCAAGATCAAGAACGCGCTGCAGGATGCTCTTGAAGTGTCGGTGGAAAACGTGCCTTCGATCGCCGGAAAGGTGGTCGTTTGTCCGGATTCCTCGGGATCGATGGGTGCTCCTGTTACAGGCTACCGTCGAGGTTCCTCGTCTTCGGTAACCTGCGTGGATGTGGCGGCTCTAGTGGCTGCGGCCTTCCTTCGCAAGAACCGGAACGCTCAGGTGCTGCCGTTCATGGAGCGCGTGATCGACGTGGACCTTAACGCTCGAGACAGCGTGATGACGAACGCGAAGATTCTTTCGAGGCTTGGATACGGCGGTACGAACTGCTCGGCTCCTCTGGCTCGCTTGAACGAGCGTCGCGAATCGCCTGATCTGGTGGTTTTCGTCTCCGACAACGAGTCCTGGGTCGATAGTGGAAACCAGCGTCAGGGAACGGCCATGATGCGCGAGTGGGAGAAGCTGAAGACGCGTAACCCTTCCGCGAAGCTGGTATGCATCGACATCCAGCCGAGCAGAACGCAGCAGGCGGTTTCCCGTCGGGATATCCTGAATATCGGAGGCTTCTCCGATGCGGTGTTCTCCACGGTCGCCGAGTTCGCGAACAACCCGATCGATCGCGATCATTGGATCAAGGTCATCGAGGACGTTCAGATTCCTTAA
- the rtcR gene encoding RNA repair transcriptional activator RtcR, with translation MKKLVSIGILGVQLDSFDPQRRWDRWRPTVSLCQQEDLLIDRFELLYEPKFAQLAKTVSEDMQAVSPETEIIRHPVNLGDPWDLESVYGALYDFATSYPFDTENEDYIVHITTGTHVCQICLFLLAESRHLPARLIQTSPPKHDPSSSPGDYRIIDLDLSRYDQLAARFEIEKLDTETQLKSGIATLNESFNAMIREIEQVAIRSPHPILITGPTGAGKSQLARRIYEVKRAKRGVSGSFVEVNCATLRGDGAMSALFGHKKGSFTGALDDRAGLLKAANKGVLFLDEIGELGLDEQAMLLRAIEEKRFLPMGADEEAESDFTLISGTNRDLSQEVTKGRFRDDLLARINLWSYQLPGLSQRKEDIEPNISYELSRYAKDHGRQILFNKEARRVYESFATSPNAKWTGNFRDLNASITRMATLAGGKRINQEIVEAEISRLQCQWGSAEKPTADDELLEAIPEDKANDIDPFDKPQLAAVLRTCRDSKNLSDAGRKLFAVSRKQKKTSNDSDRLRKYLAKFGLNWEGIIK, from the coding sequence ATGAAGAAGCTGGTTTCCATCGGAATACTGGGCGTACAGCTCGACTCCTTCGACCCTCAACGGCGGTGGGATCGTTGGCGGCCGACCGTATCCCTATGCCAGCAAGAAGACTTGCTCATCGATCGCTTCGAACTGCTCTACGAACCTAAGTTCGCCCAGCTGGCGAAAACGGTCAGCGAGGATATGCAGGCAGTTTCTCCCGAAACGGAGATCATTCGCCACCCCGTGAACCTAGGTGATCCATGGGACCTGGAGAGCGTCTACGGAGCCCTCTACGACTTCGCCACCTCCTACCCTTTCGACACCGAAAACGAAGACTACATCGTCCACATCACGACCGGTACCCACGTTTGCCAAATTTGCCTCTTTCTGCTCGCGGAATCGCGACATCTTCCGGCCCGACTCATTCAAACCTCCCCTCCGAAGCACGACCCATCTTCCTCGCCTGGCGACTATCGCATCATCGACCTCGACCTATCCCGCTACGACCAGCTCGCAGCCCGCTTCGAGATCGAAAAACTGGATACGGAAACTCAACTCAAATCCGGCATCGCGACCCTGAACGAATCCTTCAACGCTATGATCCGAGAGATCGAGCAAGTCGCGATTCGCTCCCCTCATCCAATCCTGATCACCGGCCCTACCGGCGCCGGCAAATCCCAGCTCGCTCGCCGCATCTACGAAGTGAAGCGAGCCAAGCGGGGCGTCAGCGGATCCTTCGTCGAGGTCAATTGCGCCACCCTTCGCGGCGATGGAGCGATGTCCGCGCTTTTTGGACACAAAAAAGGCTCCTTCACCGGCGCTCTCGACGATCGCGCCGGACTGCTCAAAGCCGCCAACAAAGGCGTACTTTTTCTGGACGAAATCGGGGAACTCGGTCTCGATGAGCAAGCCATGCTTCTCAGAGCGATCGAAGAGAAACGCTTTCTCCCAATGGGAGCGGACGAAGAAGCGGAGAGCGATTTCACCCTGATTTCCGGCACCAACCGAGACCTTTCACAGGAGGTCACCAAGGGCCGCTTCAGAGACGACCTTCTCGCTCGCATAAATCTCTGGTCCTATCAGCTGCCCGGGCTGAGCCAGCGAAAGGAGGACATCGAGCCGAACATTTCGTACGAGCTTTCCCGATACGCCAAAGACCACGGGCGACAGATTCTTTTCAACAAGGAGGCGCGACGCGTCTACGAATCCTTCGCCACAAGTCCTAACGCGAAGTGGACTGGAAACTTCCGCGATCTCAACGCCAGCATCACCCGCATGGCGACTCTGGCAGGTGGCAAACGCATCAACCAGGAGATCGTCGAAGCCGAGATCTCACGCCTTCAATGTCAATGGGGATCAGCGGAAAAACCTACAGCGGACGACGAACTCTTGGAGGCTATTCCTGAAGACAAGGCCAACGATATCGACCCCTTCGATAAACCTCAACTCGCAGCCGTTCTCCGCACCTGCAGAGACTCCAAGAACCTTTCCGACGCCGGACGTAAACTCTTCGCCGTATCCAGAAAGCAGAAGAAAACCAGCAACGACTCCGACCGCCTCCGCAAGTACCTCGCGAAATTCGGCCTGAACTGGGAAGGTATCATCAAGTGA
- a CDS encoding Fic family protein yields the protein MGVSLGEWRTHPDPMRVMSRAVGKTKARFEAPPSEELPERMDGFVKWFNDSSSELRQAPVRSALVHLYFESLHPFEDGNGRIGRALSEKAISQGLGRPALLSLSQALEADKSAYYDALEQAQKCNEVTSWIRYFVGIAAQAQARAEEQIDFVLRKTRFFDTHREVLSERQLKVVRRMLDEGPDGFEGGMNARKYGSLTGVSKATATRDLQTLVEQGVFVPTGGGRSTRYKLSL from the coding sequence ATTGGCGTTTCGCTGGGTGAGTGGCGAACTCATCCAGACCCAATGCGGGTAATGTCTAGAGCGGTGGGTAAAACGAAGGCGCGCTTTGAGGCTCCGCCATCGGAGGAGTTGCCTGAGCGGATGGATGGATTCGTGAAATGGTTCAACGATAGCTCAAGCGAGCTGAGGCAAGCTCCAGTTCGCTCGGCCTTGGTCCACCTATATTTCGAGTCGCTACATCCGTTTGAGGATGGTAACGGACGTATCGGACGGGCTTTGTCGGAAAAGGCGATATCGCAGGGGTTGGGGAGACCTGCCCTATTGAGTCTTTCCCAAGCATTAGAGGCGGACAAATCGGCCTACTATGATGCTCTTGAGCAGGCTCAGAAATGTAACGAAGTGACTTCATGGATACGGTACTTTGTTGGTATTGCCGCGCAGGCCCAAGCGAGGGCGGAGGAGCAGATTGATTTCGTTCTCAGGAAAACTAGATTTTTCGATACGCATCGTGAAGTGCTGAGCGAGCGCCAACTAAAGGTGGTCCGACGAATGCTCGATGAAGGTCCAGATGGCTTTGAGGGAGGAATGAATGCTCGAAAGTATGGAAGCCTGACTGGCGTGTCCAAGGCGACAGCGACAAGGGATCTTCAGACTCTGGTTGAGCAAGGTGTTTTCGTTCCCACCGGGGGTGGGAGGAGCACACGCTACAAGCTTAGCCTCTAG